A genomic window from Micromonospora sp. WMMA1947 includes:
- the argF gene encoding ornithine carbamoyltransferase has translation MIRHFLRDDDLTPAEQAAVLDLAARMKADRYGHQPLAGPKSVAVLFDKQSLRTRISFDVGIAELGGHPLVVDTQVTHFGRGETLADAGRVLSRYVAAIVLRTHGDDRIAEVAAHATVPVVNALTDTYHPCQLLADLLTVRERFGGTAGRTLTYVGDAANNMAHSYLLAGATAGMHVRIAGPAGFQPDPEIVARAEKIAATTGGSVQVLTDPAKAVRGAHVVATDTWTSMGQESDGLDRITPFLPYQVNDALLGYADADVIVLHCLPAHRGEEITDEALDGPHSAVFDQAENRLHAQKALLTFLLEESA, from the coding sequence ATGATCCGCCACTTCCTGCGCGACGACGACCTCACGCCCGCCGAGCAGGCCGCCGTGCTCGACCTCGCCGCCCGGATGAAGGCCGACCGGTACGGGCACCAGCCGCTGGCCGGGCCGAAGTCGGTGGCGGTGCTGTTCGACAAGCAGAGCCTGCGCACGCGGATCTCGTTCGACGTGGGCATCGCCGAACTGGGCGGGCACCCGCTCGTGGTGGACACCCAGGTCACCCACTTCGGGCGGGGCGAGACGCTCGCCGACGCCGGCCGGGTGCTGTCCCGCTACGTCGCCGCGATCGTCCTGCGCACCCACGGCGACGACCGGATCGCCGAGGTCGCCGCGCACGCCACGGTGCCGGTCGTCAACGCGCTCACCGACACGTACCACCCCTGCCAGCTGCTGGCCGACCTGCTCACCGTGCGGGAGCGCTTCGGCGGCACCGCCGGGCGGACCCTCACGTACGTGGGCGACGCGGCGAACAACATGGCCCACTCGTACCTGCTGGCCGGTGCGACCGCCGGGATGCACGTGCGGATCGCCGGGCCGGCCGGTTTCCAGCCGGACCCGGAGATCGTGGCCCGCGCCGAGAAGATCGCCGCCACCACCGGCGGCTCGGTCCAGGTGCTCACCGACCCGGCGAAGGCGGTACGCGGCGCGCACGTCGTCGCCACCGACACCTGGACGTCGATGGGGCAGGAGTCCGACGGGCTGGACCGGATCACCCCGTTCCTGCCGTACCAGGTCAACGACGCGCTGCTCGGGTACGCCGACGCCGACGTGATCGTGCTGCACTGCCTGCCCGCCCACCGGGGCGAGGAGATCACCGACGAGGCGCTCGACGGCCCGCACAGCGCGGTGTTCGACCAGGCGGAGAATCGGCTGCACGCCCAGAAGGCGCTGCTGACGTTTCTCCTGGAGGAATCCGCATGA
- the argB gene encoding acetylglutamate kinase, with amino-acid sequence MNLSADLTRAQAKAATLIEALPWLARFSGATVVVKYGGNAMVDPELQRAFAADMVFLRYAGLKPVVVHGGGPQISAMLGRLGIASEFRGGLRVTTPEAMDVVRMVLVGQVGRELVGLINAHGPYAVGLSGEDAGLFTAVRRPAYVDGEAVDVGQVGDVESVNVSAVTDLIAAGRIPVISTVAPDADGVLHNLNADTAAAALAVALDARKLVVLTDVPGLYANWPDTSSLISEITADDLAKLLPSLESGMVPKMEACLRAVRGGVPAAHVVDGRVAHSTLLEVFTSEGFGTMVIDS; translated from the coding sequence ATGAATCTGAGTGCTGACCTCACCCGGGCCCAGGCCAAGGCCGCCACGCTGATCGAGGCGCTGCCCTGGCTGGCCCGTTTCTCCGGCGCCACCGTCGTGGTCAAGTACGGCGGCAACGCCATGGTCGACCCCGAACTCCAGCGCGCCTTCGCCGCCGACATGGTGTTCCTGCGCTACGCCGGCCTCAAGCCGGTCGTGGTGCACGGCGGTGGCCCGCAGATCTCCGCCATGCTCGGCCGCCTGGGCATCGCCAGCGAGTTCCGGGGCGGCCTGCGGGTCACCACCCCGGAGGCGATGGACGTGGTCCGGATGGTCCTGGTCGGTCAGGTCGGCCGGGAACTGGTCGGGCTGATCAACGCGCACGGCCCGTACGCGGTCGGCCTCTCCGGTGAGGACGCCGGGCTGTTCACCGCGGTGCGCCGCCCCGCGTACGTGGACGGGGAAGCGGTCGACGTGGGCCAGGTGGGCGACGTGGAGTCGGTGAACGTCTCGGCGGTCACCGACCTGATCGCCGCCGGCCGGATCCCGGTCATCTCGACCGTCGCGCCTGATGCCGACGGGGTGCTGCACAACCTGAACGCGGACACCGCCGCCGCCGCGCTCGCGGTGGCGCTGGACGCCCGCAAACTGGTCGTGCTGACCGACGTGCCGGGCCTGTACGCGAACTGGCCCGACACGTCCAGCCTGATCAGCGAGATCACCGCGGACGACCTGGCGAAGCTGCTGCCGTCCCTGGAGTCGGGCATGGTCCCGAAGATGGAGGCCTGCCTGCGGGCGGTGCGCGGGGGAGTGCCCGCCGCGCACGTCGTCGACGGCCGGGTCGCCCACTCCACGCTGCTGGAAGTGTTCACGTCGGAAGGCTTCGGAACCATGGTGATCGACTCATGA
- the argJ gene encoding bifunctional glutamate N-acetyltransferase/amino-acid acetyltransferase ArgJ — MSVTVPRGFRAAGVAAGLKSSGAADVALVINDGPDAGVAGVFTANRVKAAPVLWSQQVVHGGVVRAVVLNSGGANACTGPAGFQDTHATAEHTAAAITAANARLIVGAGEVAVCSTGLIGERLPMDKLLPGVREAVRGLSRDGGPAAAEAIMTTDTRPKTTVAQGTGWTVGGMAKGAGMLAPAMATMLCVLTTDAVAGPDALDAALRAATRITFDRIDSDGCMSTNDTVLLLSSGASGIEPTEAELTAAVTTACHDLAQQLLADAEGATKEVAIEVVGAASEDDAVEVGRTVARNNLVKTALFGNDPNWGRILAAVGTTAAVFEPDAVDVAVNGIWVCRGGAAAEDRAKVDLTGRGVTVRIDLHAGADAATIWTNDLSHAYVHENSAYST, encoded by the coding sequence GTGAGCGTCACCGTCCCCCGTGGGTTCCGCGCCGCAGGTGTCGCGGCCGGACTGAAGTCCTCCGGCGCCGCCGACGTCGCCCTCGTGATCAACGACGGCCCGGACGCCGGTGTGGCGGGCGTCTTCACCGCCAACCGGGTCAAGGCCGCGCCGGTGCTCTGGAGCCAGCAGGTCGTGCACGGCGGTGTCGTGCGCGCCGTGGTGCTCAACTCCGGCGGCGCGAACGCCTGCACCGGCCCGGCCGGCTTCCAGGACACCCACGCCACCGCCGAGCACACCGCCGCCGCGATCACCGCGGCGAACGCGCGGCTGATCGTCGGCGCCGGCGAGGTGGCGGTCTGCTCGACCGGCCTGATCGGCGAGCGGCTGCCGATGGACAAGCTTCTTCCCGGCGTACGCGAGGCGGTGCGCGGCCTGTCCCGCGACGGCGGCCCGGCCGCCGCCGAGGCGATCATGACCACCGACACCCGGCCGAAGACGACAGTGGCGCAGGGTACGGGCTGGACCGTCGGCGGCATGGCCAAGGGCGCGGGCATGCTCGCCCCGGCCATGGCCACCATGCTCTGCGTGCTCACCACCGACGCGGTGGCCGGGCCGGACGCCCTGGACGCCGCGCTGCGCGCCGCCACCCGGATCACGTTCGACCGGATCGACTCCGACGGCTGCATGTCCACGAACGACACGGTGCTGCTGCTGTCCAGCGGCGCCTCCGGCATCGAGCCGACCGAGGCCGAGCTGACCGCCGCGGTCACCACCGCCTGCCACGACCTGGCCCAGCAGCTCCTGGCCGACGCCGAGGGCGCGACCAAGGAGGTCGCGATCGAGGTGGTCGGCGCGGCGAGCGAGGACGACGCGGTCGAGGTGGGCCGCACGGTGGCCCGCAACAACCTGGTGAAGACCGCGCTGTTCGGCAACGACCCGAACTGGGGCCGGATCCTCGCCGCGGTCGGCACGACCGCCGCCGTGTTCGAGCCGGACGCCGTGGACGTCGCGGTGAACGGCATCTGGGTGTGCCGGGGCGGTGCCGCCGCCGAGGACCGCGCCAAGGTGGACCTCACCGGCCGCGGCGTCACGGTCCGGATCGACCTGCACGCCGGCGCCGATGCCGCCACCATCTGGACCAACGACCTGTCCCACGCGTACGTCCACGAGAACTCGGCCTATTCCACATGA
- a CDS encoding acetylornithine transaminase, translated as MSTLLQRWNATMMDNYGTPPLALVSGSGAVVVDETGREYVDLLGGIAVNALGHAHPAVVAAVSKQVATLGHVSNLFVAEPPVALAELLLALAGRPGRVFFANSGAEANEAAFKLSRLTGRRHVVATHGGFHGRTMGALALTGQPAKADPFRPLPGDVTHVPFGDADALAEAVTDDTAMLIIEPIQGENGVVVPPPGYLAAARRITAAHGALLVLDEVQTGVGRTGHWFAHQAEGVEPDVITLAKGLGGGLPLGACLAFGRAADLLTPGSHGTTFGGNPVSCAAALAVVSTIAHEGLLDHVKRIGERLRRGVEALGHPLVREVRGAGLLLGVVLDQPVSGAAAAALREAGFLVNPVQPDVVRLAPPLILTAAQADAFLAALPAALSAAVPPPSTDAAATAAAASDATTPTEAPA; from the coding sequence ATGAGCACGCTTCTGCAGCGGTGGAACGCCACCATGATGGACAACTACGGCACGCCGCCGCTGGCGCTCGTCTCCGGCTCCGGCGCCGTCGTGGTCGACGAGACCGGCCGCGAGTACGTCGACCTGCTCGGCGGCATCGCCGTCAACGCGCTCGGCCACGCCCACCCGGCGGTGGTGGCCGCCGTCAGCAAGCAGGTCGCGACGCTCGGGCACGTGTCGAACCTGTTCGTCGCCGAGCCACCGGTGGCGCTGGCCGAGCTGCTGCTCGCGCTGGCCGGCCGCCCGGGCCGGGTGTTCTTCGCCAACTCCGGCGCGGAGGCCAACGAGGCGGCGTTCAAGCTGTCCCGGCTCACCGGCCGCCGGCACGTGGTCGCCACCCACGGCGGTTTCCACGGCCGGACCATGGGCGCGCTGGCGCTGACCGGGCAGCCGGCGAAGGCCGACCCGTTCCGCCCGCTGCCCGGCGACGTCACACATGTGCCGTTCGGCGACGCCGACGCGCTGGCAGAGGCGGTCACCGACGACACCGCCATGCTGATCATCGAGCCGATCCAGGGCGAGAACGGCGTGGTCGTCCCGCCGCCCGGCTACCTGGCCGCGGCCCGGCGGATCACCGCCGCGCACGGCGCGCTGCTGGTGCTCGACGAGGTGCAGACCGGCGTCGGCCGGACCGGCCACTGGTTCGCCCACCAGGCCGAGGGCGTCGAGCCGGACGTCATCACCCTCGCCAAGGGTCTCGGCGGCGGGCTGCCGCTGGGTGCCTGCCTGGCCTTCGGGCGGGCCGCCGACCTGCTCACCCCCGGCTCGCACGGCACCACGTTCGGCGGCAACCCGGTCAGCTGCGCCGCCGCGCTCGCCGTCGTCTCCACGATCGCCCACGAGGGCCTGCTCGACCACGTCAAGCGGATCGGTGAGCGGCTGCGGCGCGGCGTCGAGGCGCTCGGGCATCCGCTGGTCCGCGAGGTACGCGGCGCCGGGCTGCTGCTGGGCGTCGTGCTCGACCAGCCGGTCTCCGGCGCTGCCGCGGCGGCGCTGCGCGAGGCGGGCTTCCTGGTCAACCCGGTGCAGCCGGACGTGGTCCGGCTCGCGCCGCCGCTGATCCTCACCGCGGCGCAGGCCGACGCGTTCCTCGCCGCGCTGCCGGCCGCGCTGTCCGCCGCCGTGCCGCCCCCTTCCACCGACGCCGCAGCGACCGCCGCCGCCGCGTCCGACGCCACGACCCCGACGGAGGCTCCCGCATGA
- a CDS encoding arginine repressor, whose amino-acid sequence MTAPLTRAARHARIVELIRDTPIHSQTELADLLAGDGIQVTQATLSRDLKELGAVTARGGDGRGVYLIPEDGHRPLRDAEGAPARLVRLLRELLNGVDSSGNIAVLRTPPGAAQYLASALDRAGLTEIVGTIAGDDTILVVAREADGGAALGERLAAWARRDDTAEGGTS is encoded by the coding sequence ATGACCGCTCCGCTGACCCGCGCCGCGCGGCACGCCCGCATCGTCGAGCTGATCCGCGACACCCCCATCCACTCGCAGACCGAGCTGGCCGACCTGCTCGCCGGGGACGGCATCCAGGTCACCCAGGCCACGCTGTCGCGGGACCTGAAGGAACTGGGAGCGGTGACCGCGCGGGGCGGCGACGGGCGCGGCGTCTACCTGATCCCGGAGGACGGGCACCGGCCGCTGCGCGACGCCGAGGGCGCACCGGCCCGGCTGGTCCGGCTGCTGCGTGAGCTGCTCAACGGCGTCGACTCCAGCGGCAACATCGCGGTGCTGCGCACGCCGCCGGGCGCCGCCCAGTACCTGGCCAGCGCGCTGGACCGGGCCGGCCTGACCGAGATCGTCGGCACCATCGCCGGCGACGACACCATCCTCGTCGTGGCCCGCGAGGCCGACGGCGGCGCCGCGCTGGGCGAGCGGCTCGCCGCCTGGGCCCGCCGCGACGACACCGCCGAAGGGGGCACCTCGTGA
- the pheS gene encoding phenylalanine--tRNA ligase subunit alpha, with product MSYRNDPYDPKQVALLDPDALAGAVADAEKAFAGAADPDALTALRPAHLGDRSPVSLARREIGALPPAAKADAGKRVNEARRAIESAYAARQEILDRERAARVLVEERVDVTLPYDRRPRGARHPLSVLMEQISDLFIGMGYEVAEGPEVELEWTNFDALNIPADHPARGLMDTFHIAPEGSGLVLRTHTSPVQARTMLSRKPPIYVVVPGRVYRTDELDATHAPVFHQVEGLVVDKRITMAHLRGTLDHFARAMFGEGAKTRWRPHYFPFTEPSAEFDVWFPEHRDGPQWVEWGGCGMVNPRVLRACGIDPEVYSGFAFGMGIDRTVMVRHGVSDMRDMAEGDVRFTRAFGA from the coding sequence ATGAGCTACCGCAACGATCCGTACGACCCGAAGCAGGTCGCCCTGCTCGACCCGGACGCCCTGGCCGGAGCAGTGGCCGACGCCGAGAAGGCGTTCGCCGGGGCCGCCGACCCGGACGCGCTCACCGCGCTGCGCCCCGCGCACCTCGGTGACCGGTCCCCGGTGTCGCTGGCCCGCCGGGAGATCGGCGCGCTGCCGCCGGCCGCGAAGGCCGACGCCGGCAAGCGGGTCAACGAGGCCCGCCGGGCGATCGAGTCCGCGTACGCCGCCCGGCAGGAGATCCTGGACCGGGAACGGGCCGCGCGGGTGCTGGTCGAGGAGCGGGTCGACGTGACCCTGCCGTACGACCGCCGGCCGCGCGGCGCCCGCCACCCGCTCAGTGTGCTGATGGAGCAGATCAGCGATCTGTTCATCGGCATGGGCTACGAGGTGGCCGAGGGCCCCGAGGTCGAGCTGGAGTGGACCAACTTCGACGCGCTGAACATCCCGGCCGACCACCCGGCGCGCGGTCTGATGGACACGTTCCACATCGCACCTGAGGGCAGTGGCCTGGTGCTGCGCACGCACACGTCGCCGGTGCAGGCGCGCACCATGCTCAGCCGCAAGCCGCCGATCTACGTGGTGGTGCCGGGCCGGGTCTACCGCACCGACGAGCTGGACGCCACCCACGCGCCGGTCTTCCACCAGGTCGAGGGTCTGGTGGTGGACAAGCGCATCACCATGGCGCACCTGCGCGGCACGCTCGACCACTTCGCCCGGGCCATGTTCGGCGAGGGCGCGAAGACGCGCTGGCGGCCGCACTACTTCCCGTTCACCGAGCCGTCGGCGGAGTTCGACGTCTGGTTCCCGGAGCACCGGGACGGTCCGCAGTGGGTCGAGTGGGGCGGCTGCGGCATGGTCAACCCGCGGGTGCTGCGCGCCTGCGGCATCGACCCGGAGGTCTACTCCGGATTCGCGTTCGGCATGGGCATCGACCGGACCGTGATGGTCCGGCACGGCGTCAGTGACATGCGGGACATGGCCGAGGGCGACGTGCGGTTCACCCGCGCGTTCGGCGCCTGA
- the argC gene encoding N-acetyl-gamma-glutamyl-phosphate reductase, with the protein MGIRFAVAGASGYAGGELLRLLAGHPEFELIAATAHSQAGQPVTAVHPHLAGLDLVFAATDPATLADADLVFLALPHGQSAALAATLPDSVKVVDLGADHRLRDAVAWSRYYGGEHAGTWTYGLPELPGQRAGIAAATRVASTGCYAVATTLALAPLIAAGAVRPDDVVVVAASGTSGAGRAAKAHLLGSEVMGDLTPYKVGAHQHVPEIKQATGATGLSFTPVLAPMPRGILATVTAVPTGDADPRAVLAAAYADEPFVHVLPEGAWPHTAATAGSNSCHLQATVDVDSGRVIVVSAIDNLGKGAAGQAVQNANLMVGLPETTGLSVFGVAP; encoded by the coding sequence ATGGGCATTCGGTTTGCTGTGGCCGGGGCGAGTGGGTACGCCGGAGGCGAACTGCTGCGCCTGCTCGCCGGTCACCCCGAGTTCGAGCTGATCGCCGCCACCGCGCACAGCCAGGCCGGTCAACCGGTCACCGCCGTACACCCGCACCTCGCGGGCCTCGACCTGGTGTTCGCCGCGACCGATCCGGCGACCCTCGCCGACGCGGACCTGGTCTTCCTGGCCCTGCCGCACGGGCAGTCCGCGGCGCTCGCCGCGACGCTGCCCGATTCGGTCAAGGTGGTCGACCTCGGCGCGGACCACCGGCTGCGCGACGCCGTCGCCTGGTCCCGCTACTACGGCGGCGAGCACGCCGGTACCTGGACCTACGGGCTGCCCGAGCTGCCCGGACAGCGGGCCGGGATCGCCGCCGCGACGCGGGTCGCCAGCACCGGCTGCTACGCCGTGGCGACCACGCTGGCGCTGGCCCCGCTGATCGCGGCCGGCGCGGTACGCCCCGACGACGTGGTGGTGGTCGCCGCCTCCGGCACCTCCGGCGCGGGCCGGGCCGCCAAGGCCCACCTGCTCGGCAGCGAGGTGATGGGCGACCTGACCCCCTACAAGGTGGGCGCGCACCAGCACGTGCCGGAGATCAAGCAGGCCACCGGCGCGACCGGCCTGTCCTTCACCCCGGTGCTCGCACCGATGCCCCGGGGCATCCTGGCCACCGTCACCGCCGTGCCCACCGGCGACGCCGACCCGCGCGCGGTGCTGGCCGCCGCGTACGCCGACGAACCGTTCGTGCACGTGCTGCCCGAGGGGGCCTGGCCGCACACCGCCGCCACCGCCGGCTCGAACTCCTGCCACCTCCAGGCGACGGTGGACGTCGACTCGGGCCGGGTGATCGTGGTCAGCGCGATCGACAACCTGGGCAAGGGCGCGGCCGGTCAGGCCGTGCAGAACGCCAACCTGATGGTGGGTCTCCCGGAGACCACCGGACTGTCCGTGTTTGGAGTGGCCCCGTGA
- a CDS encoding argininosuccinate synthase, translating into MTERVVLAYSGGLDTSVAIPYLAERTGAEVIAVAVDVGQGGEDMAVIRQRALDCGAVESEVVDARDEFAADYCLPAIRANALYMDRYPLVSALSRPLIVKHLVAAARAHGGTIVSHGCTGKGNDQVRFEVGLAALAPDLTVVAPARDFAWTRDKAIAYAQEKGLPIDVSAKSPYSIDQNLWGRAVETGFLEDIWNAPVEDLYAYTEDPAAERDPDDVVITFDGGVPVAIDGETVTPYEAIRELNRRAGAHGVGRLDMVEDRLVGIKSREVYEAPGALALITAHQELEAVTVERDLARFKRGVDQRWGELVYDGLWFSPLKRSLDAFIDDAQRHVSGEVRLRLHGGRAVVTGRRSEASLYDFGLATYDTGDTFDQSLAKGFVRLWGLPSTMAAQRDARMGGA; encoded by the coding sequence GTGACCGAGCGGGTCGTGCTGGCGTACTCCGGGGGCCTGGACACCTCGGTCGCCATCCCGTACCTGGCCGAGCGGACCGGCGCGGAGGTGATCGCGGTAGCCGTGGACGTCGGCCAGGGCGGCGAGGACATGGCCGTGATCCGGCAGCGCGCGCTCGACTGCGGCGCCGTCGAGTCCGAGGTGGTCGACGCCCGCGACGAGTTCGCCGCCGACTACTGCCTGCCGGCGATCCGGGCCAACGCCCTCTACATGGACCGCTACCCCCTGGTGTCCGCGCTGTCCCGGCCGCTGATCGTCAAGCACCTGGTCGCGGCGGCGCGCGCCCACGGCGGCACGATCGTGTCGCACGGCTGCACCGGCAAGGGCAACGACCAGGTCCGGTTCGAGGTCGGCCTGGCCGCCCTCGCGCCGGACCTGACGGTCGTCGCGCCGGCCCGGGACTTCGCCTGGACCCGGGACAAGGCGATCGCGTACGCGCAGGAGAAGGGGCTGCCGATCGACGTGTCGGCGAAGTCGCCGTACTCGATCGACCAGAACCTGTGGGGCCGGGCTGTGGAGACCGGCTTCCTGGAGGACATCTGGAACGCCCCGGTCGAGGACCTCTACGCGTACACCGAGGACCCGGCGGCGGAACGCGACCCGGACGACGTGGTGATCACGTTCGACGGCGGCGTCCCGGTCGCGATCGACGGCGAGACGGTCACGCCTTACGAGGCGATCCGGGAGCTGAACCGGCGCGCCGGGGCGCACGGCGTGGGCCGGCTCGACATGGTCGAGGACCGGCTGGTCGGCATCAAGAGCCGCGAGGTGTACGAGGCACCCGGCGCCCTCGCCCTGATCACCGCCCACCAGGAGCTGGAGGCGGTCACAGTCGAGCGGGATCTCGCCCGGTTCAAGCGCGGCGTCGACCAGCGCTGGGGTGAACTGGTCTACGACGGGCTCTGGTTCTCGCCGCTGAAGCGGTCGCTGGACGCGTTCATCGACGACGCGCAGCGGCACGTCAGCGGCGAGGTGCGGCTGCGCCTGCACGGCGGCCGGGCGGTGGTCACCGGCCGGCGCTCCGAGGCGAGCCTCTACGACTTCGGTCTCGCCACCTACGACACCGGCGACACGTTCGACCAGTCGCTGGCGAAGGGATTCGTACGACTGTGGGGACTGCCCAGCACGATGGCCGCGCAACGGGACGCCCGGATGGGAGGGGCCTGA
- a CDS encoding phenylalanine--tRNA ligase subunit beta has protein sequence MRVSVSWLREYVDLPVDLPTGDLEQALVDLGIEVESVVDLRESVTGPLVVGEVLEIEELTGFKKPIRFCRVDVGAANGTGEPQEIVCGARNFAVGDKVVVILPGGVLPGGFAIGARKTYGRNSHGMICSAQELGLGDDHSGIVVLPEDVKAQPGDDARPVVGLDDVVVEMEITPDRGYALSVRGIARELSHALGVPFRDPADAPAPGATAEPAYPVEVRDPVGCDRFAARMVRGVDPTVETPGWMRQRLTVAGVRSISLAVDITNYLMLELGQPMHAFDADRIAGTLVVRRAEAGEKLTTLDGVNRTLSAEDLVICDAGLPNALAGEDAGVPISLAAVMGGETSEVLASTTNVLFEAAHWDPATVGRTARRHKLFSEAAKRWERGVDPALPLVALEKAVRLLTDLAGGTAGAEVLDIDHVAPRTPVTLPVDLPSRRVGVTYSPDRVVELLEQVGCTVTRGADRLAEDPGSVGTTTGGGSAAGGGEVLTVTPPSWRPDLTDPADLVEEVVRLDGYDRVPSVLPTAPPGRGLTWQQQRRRAVARSLAERGYVEVLAQPFVAPELVDQLGLPADDPRRPAVRLANPLSEEEPLLRTTLLGPLLGIVKRNVGRGQRDVAIYEIGTVFHPRPGAGAPPAMGVDRRPTDEEFAAADAVVPAQPRHVAVALTGEIEPAGWWGVGRTAGWADAIEAGRAVLDAAGIPADRVTVRAGERAPWHPGRCAELVVDDVVVGHAGELHPAVLAALELPRRTSAMELDLDALPAAPLATGPTISTFPPALIDVALVVDDSVPAADVRAALVEGAGALLEDVRLFDVYTSEQLGAGRKSLAYKLTFRAPDRTLAGEEAVAARDAAVAVAAERFGATLRGA, from the coding sequence ATGCGAGTCTCTGTCAGTTGGCTGCGGGAGTACGTGGACCTCCCGGTCGACCTGCCCACCGGTGACCTGGAGCAGGCGCTGGTCGACCTCGGCATCGAGGTCGAGTCCGTCGTGGACCTGCGCGAGTCGGTCACCGGCCCGCTCGTCGTCGGCGAGGTTCTGGAGATCGAGGAGCTGACCGGCTTCAAGAAGCCGATCCGCTTCTGCCGGGTGGACGTCGGTGCCGCGAACGGCACCGGCGAGCCGCAGGAGATCGTCTGCGGGGCGCGCAACTTCGCCGTGGGCGACAAGGTCGTGGTGATCCTCCCCGGCGGGGTGCTGCCCGGCGGGTTCGCCATCGGCGCGCGCAAGACGTACGGGCGCAACTCCCACGGCATGATCTGCTCCGCGCAGGAGCTGGGGCTCGGCGACGACCACTCGGGCATCGTCGTGCTGCCCGAGGACGTCAAGGCGCAGCCCGGCGACGACGCCCGGCCCGTCGTCGGCCTGGACGACGTCGTGGTCGAGATGGAGATCACCCCGGACCGCGGGTACGCGCTGAGCGTGCGCGGCATCGCCCGGGAGCTGTCGCACGCGCTCGGCGTGCCGTTCCGCGACCCGGCCGACGCGCCCGCGCCCGGCGCGACCGCCGAGCCGGCGTACCCGGTGGAGGTCCGCGACCCGGTCGGCTGCGACCGGTTCGCGGCGCGGATGGTGCGCGGCGTCGACCCGACCGTGGAGACGCCCGGCTGGATGCGGCAGCGCCTCACCGTGGCCGGGGTGCGCAGCATCTCGCTCGCCGTCGACATCACCAACTACCTGATGCTCGAACTCGGCCAGCCGATGCACGCCTTCGACGCGGACCGGATCGCCGGGACGCTCGTGGTGCGCCGCGCCGAGGCGGGGGAGAAGCTGACCACGCTGGACGGGGTGAACCGCACGCTGTCCGCCGAGGACCTGGTCATCTGCGACGCTGGGCTGCCCAACGCCCTCGCAGGCGAGGACGCCGGCGTTCCGATCTCGCTGGCCGCGGTGATGGGCGGCGAGACCAGCGAGGTGCTCGCCTCCACCACGAACGTGCTGTTCGAGGCAGCGCACTGGGATCCGGCCACCGTCGGCCGTACCGCGCGGCGGCACAAGCTGTTCAGCGAGGCCGCGAAGCGGTGGGAACGGGGCGTGGACCCGGCGCTGCCGCTCGTCGCGCTGGAGAAGGCGGTCCGGCTGCTCACCGACCTCGCCGGCGGCACCGCGGGCGCCGAGGTGCTCGACATCGACCACGTCGCGCCGCGTACGCCGGTGACGCTGCCGGTGGACCTGCCGTCGCGCCGGGTCGGCGTGACCTACTCGCCGGACCGGGTGGTGGAGCTGCTGGAGCAGGTCGGCTGCACCGTCACCCGCGGCGCCGACCGGCTCGCCGAGGACCCGGGCAGCGTCGGCACGACCACCGGTGGCGGTTCCGCCGCCGGGGGTGGCGAGGTGCTGACCGTGACGCCGCCGAGCTGGCGGCCCGACCTGACCGACCCGGCCGACCTGGTGGAGGAGGTGGTGCGCCTCGACGGCTACGACCGGGTGCCGTCGGTGCTGCCCACCGCGCCGCCCGGCCGGGGCCTGACCTGGCAGCAGCAGCGCCGCCGGGCCGTCGCCCGTTCCCTCGCCGAGCGCGGCTATGTCGAGGTGCTGGCACAGCCGTTCGTCGCGCCGGAACTGGTCGACCAGCTCGGCCTGCCCGCCGACGACCCCCGCCGCCCCGCGGTACGGCTGGCGAACCCGCTGTCGGAGGAGGAGCCGCTGCTGCGCACCACGCTGCTCGGCCCGCTGCTCGGCATCGTCAAGCGCAACGTCGGCCGGGGCCAGCGGGACGTGGCGATCTACGAGATCGGCACCGTCTTCCACCCGCGTCCCGGCGCCGGCGCCCCGCCCGCCATGGGCGTGGACCGGCGGCCCACGGACGAGGAGTTCGCCGCCGCCGACGCGGTGGTGCCCGCCCAGCCGCGGCACGTCGCGGTGGCGCTCACCGGTGAGATCGAACCGGCCGGCTGGTGGGGCGTGGGCCGCACGGCCGGCTGGGCGGACGCGATCGAGGCGGGCCGGGCGGTGCTCGACGCCGCCGGGATCCCCGCCGACCGGGTGACGGTACGGGCCGGGGAGCGCGCGCCCTGGCACCCGGGCCGCTGCGCCGAACTGGTGGTGGACGACGTGGTCGTCGGCCACGCCGGCGAGCTGCACCCGGCCGTGCTGGCCGCGCTGGAGCTGCCCCGGCGTACCAGCGCCATGGAACTGGACCTGGACGCGCTGCCCGCCGCGCCGCTGGCGACCGGACCGACCATCTCCACGTTCCCGCCGGCCCTGATCGACGTGGCGCTGGTGGTGGACGACTCGGTGCCGGCGGCCGACGTGCGGGCGGCACTGGTCGAGGGCGCCGGCGCGCTGCTGGAGGACGTCCGGCTGTTCGACGTCTACACCTCCGAGCAGCTCGGTGCGGGACGCAAGTCGCTGGCGTACAAGCTGACGTTCCGCGCCCCGGACCGGACCCTCGCGGGCGAGGAGGCGGTGGCCGCGCGCGACGCGGCGGTCGCTGTCGCCGCCGAGCGTTTCGGCGCCACCCTGCGCGGCGCTTGA